CTTAACTGGTGTTGAGAGATCAGAATGCTTGAGACGACCACCAACTCGTAACACACCAACACTATCAAGAAAGGGATCCATCTTGAAGAGAGTACTGGATTTCCTTTTGGTCTTAAGCAGAGTGCGATCTTGCGCATCTTGCGTACTGACACAATGGAGCAAACTGATTTCGTCCTGGAACTCTTCCCCTTGAACGCTCTTGACAATCACTGTCTCTACCTCTTGGAGTTCCTGCATGTTTACTGGGACATACCGGTCTTCTTCTGAGGCCTTGAAGCTTGGACAAGGACGGTACTTTTTCTGAAGGCGAAGGCAAGCTGCAACTGCTCTTTTTGCTTTATGCCAACTGGAGAAATACCTCAGCCGGTCAGGAAGTGAAAAACGTTCTTGGGATTGTGTAGTCATGGCGGAGATCTTCTTTGTTTCAGGATCTTCCGGAGGAATGTACATGGGCTCGGCGCCGTCAAGAATACTCTGCTTATTCAGCGGTTTCCAAAGGAAATCTGGGCCATTCCACCAACGTGAGTTTTCGATTAGGTTCTGTACATATAGCCCACGGGAGGCATCATCTGCTGGATTCTGTTCTGTTTCCGCGTACTTCCATTGATTGGGTGTTGTGCGGTCACATATCTGTTGGACTCAGTTGGCGACAAATGTTTGGAAGCACCGTGCACCGTTA
Above is a window of Montipora capricornis isolate CH-2021 chromosome 6, ASM3666992v2, whole genome shotgun sequence DNA encoding:
- the LOC138053437 gene encoding uncharacterized protein; amino-acid sequence: MGRAGMTVSRNHLRQDGSDGEATYTCSQASRSRDVSNWKDSENQKLLSCITSQMPVKMPTICDRTTPNQWKYAETEQNPADDASRGLYVQNLIENSRWWNGPDFLWKPLNKQSILDGAEPMYIPPEDPETKKISAMTTQSQERFSLPDRLRYFSSWHKAKRAVAACLRLQKKYRPCPSFKASEEDRYVPVNMQELQEVETVIVKSVQGEEFQDEISLLHCVSTQDAQDRTLLKTKRKSSTLFKMDPFLDSVGVLRVGGRLKHSDLSTPVKYPILVLKKGHLTNLVISHYHDSVEHQGRGMTHNCIRSSGFWIIGGSSVISDFI